A part of Sulfuricurvum sp. genomic DNA contains:
- a CDS encoding glycosyltransferase family 4 protein, whose protein sequence is MTKHIAIIDHVGKKAGMDYYSSSLAKGFITQKCNCTVYSNFVGIDADKIEYKPFFDGHTKANSLIKLFSFLNATIKASFNAKRVNADLVILHLFAANIVTLLFAAIPKLFGLKIAIISHDVSSFADNDNMLIQHIIYNRLANFIIVHNQFSYKTLLESIHIGKPENIVIIKHGGYLDHVGQRPVKTELRQELGLDEDGKYILFFGQIKKVKGLDILLEAMNKIPDDIKLIIAGKPWKDDFSYYDELIEKYSLQQRVVKMIRFIDDAEREKLFFTADVNVLPYRIIYQSGVLLMAMSHGLPVIASNLPANQEILENGKNGLLFNTEDSDDLAQQLKVYFSDSILSDVIAKNGLKTIDEEYGWNDIAKNYIDIISH, encoded by the coding sequence ATGACTAAACATATTGCAATTATTGATCATGTCGGGAAAAAAGCAGGGATGGATTATTATTCTAGTTCATTAGCCAAGGGATTTATTACACAAAAGTGTAATTGTACGGTTTACAGTAATTTTGTAGGAATAGATGCAGATAAAATAGAATATAAACCTTTTTTTGATGGACATACAAAAGCTAACTCATTAATCAAACTTTTCAGTTTTCTCAATGCAACGATAAAAGCATCATTTAATGCAAAACGAGTGAACGCTGATTTAGTAATTTTGCATCTTTTTGCCGCCAATATCGTAACTCTTTTATTTGCAGCAATTCCAAAGCTATTTGGATTGAAAATAGCAATTATTTCGCACGATGTTTCCAGTTTTGCTGACAATGATAATATGCTGATTCAACATATTATTTACAATCGACTTGCAAATTTTATTATAGTGCATAACCAATTTTCATATAAAACTTTACTTGAAAGCATCCATATTGGTAAACCTGAAAATATTGTTATTATAAAACACGGAGGTTATTTGGATCATGTGGGGCAACGTCCAGTCAAAACAGAGCTTCGACAAGAGCTTGGATTGGATGAAGATGGAAAATACATTTTATTTTTCGGACAAATCAAAAAAGTAAAAGGACTTGATATCCTGCTTGAAGCGATGAATAAAATACCAGATGATATTAAACTCATTATTGCAGGCAAACCTTGGAAGGATGATTTTTCGTATTATGATGAATTGATAGAAAAATATTCGTTACAGCAACGAGTCGTTAAGATGATCCGTTTCATAGATGATGCCGAGAGAGAAAAACTTTTTTTTACTGCTGATGTTAATGTATTGCCCTATAGAATAATCTATCAAAGTGGTGTTCTACTTATGGCAATGAGCCATGGATTGCCTGTTATAGCTTCAAATCTTCCGGCTAATCAAGAAATTTTGGAAAATGGTAAAAACGGTTTATTATTTAATACTGAAGATTCAGATGATCTGGCTCAACAGTTAAAAGTATATTTTTCAGACTCAATTTTATCAGATGTAATTGCCAAAAATGGGTTAAAAACTATTGATGAAGAATACGGGTGGAACGATATTGCAAAAAATTACATTGATATAATTAGTCATTAA
- a CDS encoding cellulase family glycosylhydrolase, which translates to MKIFFLILFVLNFTLFAEQLPSGWPWKGIDIMASSYKYDPKAIDFIVDEKIPYVIIMFQNNLVMKRENVNAQEALRMNLEWASAISKRLNKQNIKTIISFDDFSSDIQECQNSQSVQYWSNPRCIDSIYQDINYTLDFLKDNHILAYQFIAEPTIIENAKAHAPNNWVSIFNEMLKTVRNKDKSVYMIFEPGPWGEPKGYENFVPFNDNKIIYNMHMYAPQNFTHQGIKLYPDHVSYPGFVRPWLYWNKSSSVDYLAPLIKFQTKYNVPVSVCGFSSVRWAKERDQYLKDVIEIFKQNNWSWFYFNIGGFWKGWDIRYDAFLQQNGTYELQYNNNQTSTYKSLKKEFIQGNKQ; encoded by the coding sequence ATGAAAATTTTCTTTTTAATTTTATTTGTATTAAATTTCACGTTGTTCGCTGAACAATTACCTAGTGGTTGGCCATGGAAAGGTATTGATATAATGGCTAGCTCTTACAAATATGATCCAAAAGCTATTGATTTTATTGTAGACGAAAAAATCCCTTATGTTATTATCATGTTTCAGAATAATTTAGTAATGAAGCGTGAAAATGTTAACGCACAAGAAGCATTGCGTATGAACTTAGAATGGGCAAGTGCGATTAGTAAACGTTTGAATAAACAAAATATTAAAACGATAATTAGCTTTGATGATTTCTCATCTGATATACAAGAGTGCCAAAATTCGCAATCAGTACAATATTGGAGTAATCCTAGGTGTATAGATAGTATATATCAAGATATCAATTACACACTTGATTTTTTAAAAGACAATCATATTTTGGCATATCAATTTATTGCTGAACCGACAATTATTGAAAATGCTAAAGCACATGCACCAAATAATTGGGTGAGCATATTTAATGAAATGCTAAAGACAGTACGGAATAAAGATAAAAGCGTATATATGATTTTTGAACCTGGACCTTGGGGAGAACCTAAAGGATATGAGAATTTTGTACCATTCAATGATAATAAAATTATTTATAATATGCATATGTATGCACCACAAAATTTTACGCATCAGGGGATTAAGCTTTATCCTGATCATGTTAGTTATCCTGGATTTGTACGGCCATGGCTATATTGGAATAAATCCTCATCAGTTGATTATCTAGCGCCATTAATAAAATTTCAAACAAAATACAATGTTCCCGTTTCCGTGTGTGGTTTTAGTAGTGTAAGATGGGCCAAGGAGAGGGATCAATATTTAAAAGATGTGATAGAAATATTTAAACAAAACAATTGGAGTTGGTTTTATTTTAATATTGGTGGATTTTGGAAAGGTTGGGATATTAGATATGATGCGTTTTTACAACAAAATGGCACGTACGAATTACAATATAACAATAATCAAACGAGCACTTATAAGTCATTAAAAAAAGAATTCATACAAGGTAATAAACAATGA
- a CDS encoding DUF1972 domain-containing protein translates to MKIAIVGTVGIPAKYGGFETLVEYLTRELGGYYKFSVYCSSKAYTEKLDNHNNASLVYLPFNANGAQSIIYDILSMIHAAKSKSDVMLILGVSGCFFLPLLKLFYHKPIIVNIDGLEWKREKWSQKVKIFLKFSEKMAVNYGDHVVTDNKVIQDYVMSEYGKSSTLIAYGADHVKKVEVTSESRQKYTFLNGRYAFKVCRIEPENNVHMILEAFAEITTMSLVIVGNWQNSEYGRTLKEQYSVYPHIYLINPIYDQNILNQLRSNCTIYVHGHSAGGTNPSLVEAMHLGLAIVAFGVTYNRETTDNCALYFNNSNELKQIVEIISDKEILILGLSMYTFAKEHYSWKMIASKYAKLFEYKGK, encoded by the coding sequence ATGAAAATCGCAATTGTAGGCACAGTTGGGATTCCTGCAAAATATGGTGGATTTGAAACACTGGTAGAATATTTAACAAGAGAGTTAGGTGGTTATTATAAATTTAGTGTGTATTGCAGTAGTAAAGCATATACTGAAAAACTAGATAATCATAATAATGCGAGTCTCGTTTATTTACCATTCAATGCTAATGGTGCTCAGAGTATTATATATGACATTTTATCTATGATACATGCTGCCAAGAGTAAAAGTGATGTGATGCTTATTCTTGGTGTATCAGGCTGTTTTTTTTTACCACTGTTAAAACTTTTTTATCATAAACCAATTATTGTAAATATTGATGGATTAGAGTGGAAACGGGAAAAATGGAGTCAAAAAGTTAAAATTTTTCTCAAGTTTTCTGAAAAAATGGCTGTTAATTATGGTGATCATGTAGTCACAGATAATAAAGTTATCCAAGACTATGTAATGAGTGAATATGGTAAATCAAGCACTTTGATTGCTTATGGTGCTGATCATGTTAAAAAAGTTGAAGTTACATCAGAATCTCGTCAAAAGTATACTTTTCTTAACGGTCGTTATGCCTTTAAAGTTTGTCGTATAGAGCCTGAAAATAATGTTCATATGATTTTAGAAGCATTCGCAGAGATAACTACAATGTCTCTTGTAATCGTAGGAAATTGGCAAAATAGTGAATATGGCAGAACACTTAAGGAACAATATTCGGTGTATCCTCATATTTATTTAATTAATCCAATTTATGATCAAAATATTTTGAATCAATTACGAAGTAATTGCACAATATATGTACATGGACACAGTGCCGGAGGGACAAATCCCTCTTTGGTGGAAGCAATGCATTTAGGTTTAGCAATTGTTGCTTTTGGTGTAACATATAATCGAGAGACTACGGATAACTGTGCATTATATTTTAATAATAGTAATGAGTTGAAACAAATTGTAGAGATTATTTCTGATAAAGAAATTTTAATATTAGGTCTATCGATGTATACATTTGCTAAAGAACATTATAGTTGGAAAATGATCGCTAGTAAATATGCAAAATTATTTGAGTATAAAGGAAAATAA